tgtccacctcccatatgaggcattgcttcgtggacctgtacattacggatggatgtatcagtatgagcgagccatgaaatatttgaagggaaaagcaaagaacctcgccaaagttgaaggttctataattgctggaagtttgacggaagaagtttctcacttcacatcgtactactttgcgtcaaaagtacgtacacggagaagagctccaagaagatatgatgatggtggtgttgcgccaacatatgcagttgctggtgttccagacatctttagccagattgggcgactcggtgggaagtgtaaagaggtttggtggtcgagtgaagaagacgctcatagtgcacacacctatattctactcaattgcgaagatccattgatgcgttattttgaaaggtaacatatattgacacttcgaaacacatataagtataattaattgtataattgcgagagattcattcctataaaatgtgattttacagcctatttgtttctcaagtcgaagaaacatttcctggtatatccacaagtgacgtagacaaaaggaaagatcaacacttcattaagtggttgcggaatcaggtattaactaaaacttttttttcatacattatctgtatttcattaacattctctttatttttgcaggttgattatgacgacgacgatgcagattatcctaagtggttacacgaagtaattcaatctccacttgtaaaggtcaccacatcacagatgtatttcacacgaggctatacttttcatacatatgactatggtagacagcgggcgaccagtaactatggaatatgtgtgaaaggggaaacagatttctacgggatcttgacggagattattgaagtcgaatttccagggatactgaagctgaaatgcgtcctcttcaaatgtgaatggttcgaccccgtcgtcaacagaggtgttcggtctaacaaattcggtgtagttgatgtcaacggtggacgaaggtacaacaaattcgagcctttcatcttagcttcacaagcagaccaagttagcttccttccataccctcggatgagagattcaggtataaattggttagcagtgatcaaagttacacctcgaggacgaatcatcagtggagaagaaccaccattgcaagaagaacagataaatgaagtcgaggaacctgaacaagaaattgatgacatccttctcattgatccgcataatcacgagtacgaagatcttaccgatgatgccacagacgaagctgttgaagacgagtttaatgaaaatgatgatgtttctagtgatgacgagaatgtcgatgtatccgattgatgtatttgttttatgaataagatgagggagtttgttttatgaataagataatgtggggtttgttttatgaataaggtaatgctgggagtttgttttatgaataagcaaatgtgggatattgtggtttggaatggaaataaagatggagtttggaatatatgaagtagaaaataaggaatatggggtttcgggtttttggtttcgggttttgggttttgggtttcgggtttgggctttcgggtttcggggtttggggttctagggatatatgaagtagaaaattaaagatgggggtttggaatatatgaagtagaaaattaaagatgggggtttgggtttcgggtttcgggtttcgggtttcgggtttggggtttcgggtttggggtttcgggtttcgggtttggggtttcgggtttagggtatggggtttgggggttggggtttcgggtttcgggtttcgggtttctgattctagggatttaaacataacactcgttaattccacgtaagcacaaatcgtcgtaaagtccacgcaggatgaaatcgtcgtaaagtccacgcaggatgaaatcgtcgtaaagtccacgtaggatgaaatcgtcgtaaagtccacgcaggatgaaatcgtcgtaaagtccacgtaagacaacgaggaaataacgacgaaacctaaaatgaaatatggggtttggaatatatgaagtagaaaattaaagatgggggtttggaatatatgaagtagaaaataaggaatatggggtttgggtttcgggtttcgggtttcaggtttcgggtttggggtttggggtttcgggtttcaggtttcgggtttggggttctaaggatatatgaagtagaaaattaaagatgggggtttggaatatatgaagtagaaaattaaagatgggggtttgggtttcgggtttcgggtttggggtttcgggttccgggtttggggtttggggtttcgggtttcgggtttcggggttggggtttcgggtttggggtttcgagtttcgggtttcgggtttgggtttcgggttttgggtttcgggtttcggggttgggtttcgggtttcgggtttcgggtttgggtttcgggtttcgggtttggggtttggaatatatgaagtagaaaattaaagatgggggtttggaatatatgaagtagaaaataaggaatatggggtttggggtttcaggtttcgggtttcgggtttggggtttcgggtttcgggtttggggtttggaatatatgaagtagaaaattaaagatgggggtttggaatatatgaagtagaaaataaggaatatggggtttgggtttcgggtttggggtttcgggtttcgggtttggggtttcgggtttggggtttcgggtttcgggtttcggggttggggtttcgggtttcgggtttggggtttcgggtttcggggttggggtttcgggtttcgggtttggggtttcgggtttggggtttggggttggggtttggggtttggggtttggggtttcgggtttcgggtttggggttctagggatttaaacataaccctcgttaattccacgtaggatgaaatcgtcgtaaagaccacgtaaaaagatttaaacataaatcacgttaattccacgtaagcaaaatcgtcgtaaagtacacgtaaagaaaaacacgggcctttgtgattcctcgccatttcctcgtaaaaaaaaacacgggcctttgtaactgctcgctatttcgtcgtaaatttacgacgaatttgcgacgatatgtaatcttatatatacacccgaccgctcactctttctttcctctctacttcctctccatttcgtagcaatggtaagcctctctgattcctctctaatttggttagtttaggatatattaggtggttagtatagggaatttagataggtttgcggattttatgttatttagtgttgattaggtggataatgttgaaaatatattgttgatgttaattttaaaaatttcatttttttttccaggttcgaaaaggaagacttactgcccattacagagagatcttcggtgagccgggtagtcgtttagacccggcctcttcttccgctcccagttcttcgggccaggagactgtccccgagactcagtacactcagagagtctctgggtctacttcttctagtgcaccatcggctcctcatgtgcctcctccgatgcctcctcctgtgcctcctccgatggcacctccgatggtcgctgatattcatcctgatctgatggtgcctccgagtgctccttactcgcagtacacggtagaggacattctcagtctgccaggcagagaaggtttaccagtcatcgacccagaccgaccggacggaacgttgtggtatgttgcattaatttttttaattcgtttaaatatcttttataacattaaaaaataatttatattttaaatttgtattttccaggtggggggttgacggatgtcttgcatcggacgtaaccgacacgatcaagggttacttctccatggcacatccaaactggagtaagacgcctcactacgtcagaaagacgtggttcaaaatttacgctgtaagtttctattaattaattatatattttttttttttcatgatttatatatatactttctaaaaaactaattgttaatttattttttccaacagcaaaaatataattgggctttggggatcactgagagggtgaggaagaagtttaacgcgaaagcgaaagttcgcttgttggacacggtctccaactggaagggtgactggatcgtgaaggggtatgagcgtggcaaacccgctgagctcaccacagacgtgtgggatggcctcatccgttattggcgccttcctgattcgattagaatcgcccaggcttgctctaactcccgtaacacggtcgatgagcacgggaacgggccgatgcttcacactacgggccaaaaaccccacgccggtgtccgtttggaaatggtaattaaatattttattaaataatttttttaataattatattaatttattctaactttcttaactgttttttaggccaaagagacgggacatctcccgtctcttatggaactttacgagaggacccacaagaacaaggcgggcgtatttgtagatggcaagtccgagcaaatctacaacgacgtagttgctcgggttgaagaccgccagactcagctgacccagcagtctaccgacggattacccgtcaccttatccacacttgaagtggataagatttacgaggaggtaaattttcaaaaaaattaatttttaattattcatttaatttaactttaaatatttacttacaatatttatttttttgtttttaaggttgtccctaaaaaaaagggacggacatTGGGTATTgattccgtcaacgatgttccgagagcgacatcgtcttatggtcagcgacgggatgatgaagtcacggagctgcgtagagagtccgctcagttgcgtaacgagttgaccgcgacaaaatctcgtatgggtggagtcgagggcttcttagacgttattgcggccacaaatccggaatgggagtccatgttgaggaacatgcgacaacaacatcccattcatggcgagtcatccggcgacgtacataacgaggcggatgttacgaggaggagtgatgaattctaccgggcgatgaatttatatgaatttatttttattttgaattttaatatgaatttattttcatatgaatttatttttattttgaattttaatttattattaaattaaataattttaattatttttttattatattttaaaattctgtaaaataataaaaacgaagtaaattcgttgctaatgtacgacctctttacgtggaaatcttacgaggaaatgacgagaaacagtttacgagtattttacgaggaagtatttacgaggaaataacgaggaaatgtttacggccattttacgaggaaatcatttcgtggttgttacgtgtattttgcgaggaaaatctttcaaggtatttacgtgtagattacgaggaactgttttcgagttatttacgaggaattgtagcgacgtccttacgaggaattgtagcgacgtctttacgacgaatcgttctacttcgtctttacgacgaaatatattcctcgctaagttacgacgaattagcgaggaaatatgtgttacgacggacgtgtaacgagcaaacgcgtttcctcgctaattcgtcgtaaagcctcttttacgacgaaataacgaggaaaaccgccctcgttaagattatgttttcttgtagtgagaatgatatttttttccgGACAAGGTTGGCTGAGTACTCTAGAAGGATTTGATTGTTTGTTGGGGGTGAGGAATGTCGGGGCTTGTCTACCTCCTCTGCATGCGAAGATAGAAGCACTactctgggcaatggaatgtatgaagaacttATGTCAATTTCAGGTTATGTTTGCAAcgaattgttctcaattggtgaagatggttttggaaccagaagaatggccagcattgcAAGTTATTTTGAAGATATTAAGATCCTGAAAGGAAGCTTCTTACGATCaaagattatctatgtaccaaggacgcaaaattcaaTGGCGGATAGCCTATCACGCAGTGTCAGGAAGCAACCGTCTTCGTCATTCACATGGACCAAGATCTCCCGGTGTGGGCCACAGAGccaatatgagtctgtataagtcgatgacaaaaaaacactctcataactttcattttcataatcacaaacttcatattttcgagtatcttcattagtgaatcgtCAAAGGAGCTtatttttgctcatatttggagtttggacagctgaaaaggttggaaacaaGCTTTACATAGGAAAAAAGTAACTATTTACATGATTTTCGTCCATTTTCAGATATGTGTTACGATAGTATACTGTTTTATATGTCTACGCCTATGTGTAGACGTACGATGTAGTCTACTTGTCAACGCACATGTCAGTTTTgacctctttcaaaaaaaaattcaaacatgtagactgcatatgaagtctacttCTGAAAGTCAAATCCTGGGTGAATTCTGTTCAATAGCAAAAACTAACATTTTTAAAGTGTAGACTGAAATGGAAGTCTACTTGTATAAAACCGCAacctttttttcaaatataaaaagcAACCCGTAAAATTTGCAACTGtaaaaaccaacccaaagagtagacctaCTTGACAATCTACAGTAgtaaactgaaaagaacgtcTACATCTCTGTAGACTGAATATTAAGTCTAattagaaaaatctataaaaatgtgaatttgtgtattattcattaagtttttttttaaagatttttttgtcTGATATTGAGTGTAAGTTAATCCTACTGGTcttgagtgattttgaaaagaaaatctgtTATAATTATGAAACTATCAACTTTTTGGTTTGACTATGTAGTTAACTAATACGTGTAGACGTCTTTGTAATTCGACTTCTGTAATTGGAGGTTATGTGAAACTTATGTTGAATTTAAGGATCTTGAGTCACTTTTATGTGCGACTCTTGTATTACATTGTTTTAGAGTTGTGTTAAGTGATGAACCTATGTTAAACTTGGGgatcttaactttttttttgtattttttaaggTTGTATTAAATAAGTCTGCTTTCTAACAGGTAGTTTGATACAAAATCACAATACAATGTAGTTTGGTACAGAAGTACAATACATATGTCTATTTCAGTATTAGTCTTTTGAAGTCTACTCCAAGTAAGTTATTACATAATACATCAGTTTGATACAAAGAGAACAATACAATGTAGTCTGGTACAAAAGTACAATACAAATGCCTATTACAAACATCTACAGATATTTTCTCTCAGGATAATTATCAAAAACTTCATCTATCTTCCAATTCTAGCAAAAAAAGTGGATGCACAATCACCAAAGTGGTCATCGCTGAATCTGTAGCTTGTGACATGCATGCTTGATTCTTATAATAAGCATGCTTTAAGACAATTtcgtttatatataaaaatacattaaacacaCATATTTAGAGAATATTGATCTAGAAAGTCAAAGTAGCACCCATATACGTAAATAGAAGAGGCCTAGCAGacacatttttttcttcttacccACATGATGGCTGTTAACCATgtgaattcataaaaaaaaaagctcttcGCACCAGTATTTCAGTCCTGCGATCATAATATACAGCCTGTAGTAAATGAGACAAACAAGGGCATTGGTGCGTCAATGCCAAATAACACTCAGAggctaaacaaaaaaaacaacatggATACAGTTACAGCCTTTTACCTTTGAGCAGCTTAGAATCAAGCACATCCCATATGCTTGTGATCAAGAAAATGAGGGACAACCCTATTAATGCATCCCAAAGTTTGCTGAATGAATATACAAAGAGTTATATCAGCTGAGATACATTATCtaacatgttagaaccttttgtttctaaaccaTGAACATTATCTAACACATGGTTACCAAATTAGTATATACTCTTTAAATTGttcaattatatgaaattttaatttatttacttcatattatccattatattgatgattaattaaaattatcacaacaattattttgtatacattttaaaaattcaattattagatcaaattatGGTGTAGACTACATAATAAGTCTATAGGGTAGACTTCGTAGGAGGTCTAcatatatgtagacttctttcTGTTACGTGTAAACTTACGAAGGACACAAATGTAATATAcattcctgttttttttttggtcataagggttaaatagtatttttactACCCTTTTAGGTtgattttgcatttgactgaaagtggggtacacttttatgtttgacttgaatatttagGTTGGTTTTAGCAATTCTcccatattttattataaattataagatgtttaaaataaaaatatcatatcatcGTTTAAAATAATGACGGCTTTTGGCATATCTCCAATGATAGTTTCcgatatcttttttttataacaactatTTTATTGATAGTTTCCGATATCATCATTGAAAATGGCAAAAAACTATCTCGAATTTGAATTTTCATTTATCTTTgaagtttatgattttttagtttttctttattttaatttggtcttatttattttttttagttttagttaattttgtttattttctaaatctttattttattttcagaactgttttttttttaaacatgaatgttttttaagtttattaaattttattaaaattgttgattttgttttaaaaaaatctgaattttatttaatttttcgtttattttattaaataaataatatttttttctaaacaaattgacaaaaaattgacacatcatctttttacatgtattactaatctttttttttattttgaaggtTTTTTGTGATACAAATGTCActttgaaagttaaaaatattagtgaaataacttcaaaatttaaagtgATAGTAAGTGAAAATTTAAGGTTTTTTATACGATTTTCCCGGTGTTTTTAGTTTGttgtgaaatttttttttattttttagtgtCAGTGCGTGCACTTTTCCAATAAAGAAATTTGAGAAGACAAAAACACTCTAGGGTCccctgttcgggaacgcgctaggcgctagtcgggcggtcgggttgggcctagcgcctaaagagaaaattggggattaatcggaaattatgcggggaggaatttttagattgtttactatgttataaaacatgttaatctttaattgtgtataacattaatacattttcatgtttaagattgtataaaacacacaaataaaatacataaacttaatatagtgtaattttcatcaaaattatgaatagaaatgatatttataaaattttaaatgaaataaataaataaaaatattattaaaaataaaataaaaataaaaaataattaaaaaaatagattaggcggagaaaatcggatatccgattttttaaaccgatttggcataaatccAGGTGGAATAGTGACGCGTAATAATAAGAAATTTAAAGTGCTAGTGTAAGTGACAATTTGAAGTTTTTATACGATTTTTCCAGTGTTTATAGTTTGttgtgaatttttattttattttttagtgttAGTGCGTACTTTTCCAATAAAGAAATTTAAATGGGCTTAGGGAGAAGACAAAAACACGGTAGGGACTAATGTGTAAAATAGCGAAACATATGTAACATCCGAAGACCCGCCGAAACCGTGTCTTCTCGACGCCGTCGTTGAACTCTTTCCTCTCCTATTCGTCCGGCGTCGGGAATCTCGGACGAATTCGGAAGTCATAACCTTCGTTAATCCCGCCTCTGAAACAAATGACTATGTCCGGCGGCGGTGGCCGAGACTCCGAATCAGCTATAGATAACGAATTAGCGTATCTCCGTAATCGCGTCAAGGTTAGCATCTCCGCTTTGCCTCTCGTCTTCACAGCTTAGAGGTTTTCTGATTCGATTGATCTATAGGTTGTTTATTCTACATATCTCACCAGGAGTTAGAGGCGGAGAATGCCAAATTGCTATCACAGGTTTCAAGCTGCCAGTGCCAACAGGTGCACTTGATTTGGCTTCACACTATTTTTGTGGTTCGAAAATTGCTAAGATTTTGTCTTCTATGTTTACTTTTGTAGATGGAAGTGAAGCATGATGTGCCTGTGTTAGATTCTGGGAATTTTGTTAGAAGAAGCAGGAGAGGTAGAAAACGAGTTGATAAAAGCATACCGATCCATCTTATCTCAAAGAGATATGTTGCTCTCAAAATCATGTATTTTGGCGAGAGGTATGATTGCCATATGTGTTTTCCTTAGTTTATTTCTCTTCTCCATGAAATGTCATGTGTTCCTAATCGTATGAATGAATGAACTTTTCTTGTTGTAGATTCTATGGCTTTTCTGCCGAAGCACAGATGGAACCAAGTATTGAGGTGTGCTTATGCtctctctttgttttgttttctgtaCTACTGATGACTGATTTGTGTTTACAACATGAGCAACGTGTGTACTTCCTGCTGCAGTCAGAAATTTTCAAAGCACTAGAAAGGACACGGCTTTTAGTTGGTGACATTAAGGAGTCTAATTACTCCAGGTGCGGGAGAACAGATAAAGGTGTTTCATCAACAGGTCAGGTGAGTTGCTTGAGCATCTCCTTCTGATTGTATTACCTAGTTTTCTCACTTGAACTCCGTGTATACCACCAGTTGTCTGTGCCGAATGATCTTGTGTGTTTTCTTACATAGATTCATCTAATCTCACCAACTTAGAAATCAATTTCTTTCTCATCATGCTAATCGTTTAGTGTCTCTAGGGTAGCATTTCGGAACCAGTACTCTCATATACGCATTTTATTGTTGATTCAGGTGATTGCTTTGTTTGTAAGGTCCAGACTGAAGACACCTTCTATAGACTCTGAAATTAATGCAAGTAAGTTCACTCTGAGAATGTAACTCAGTCTAGTTGTTTCTCCCCTCTCGTAATGGTGTTTATGTAAACTATCTGCTCTCTCTCTTGTTTAGGACCAGAATATGATTATGTAAGAGTGTTGAATCGTGCTCTCCCTGATGACATCCGAGTTTTGGGATGGTCTCCCGTTCCCGATGACTTTCATGCAAGGTAAGAGCGTTGCCTTCTTCATTTTCAGTCTAGTTGTGCATGCGCTATTCATCCTTTTAGACTCCAGAGTACTTTCTGAACTATTGTTGGAAGGTGCACGATtacctttttgtttctttgggtACAGGTTTAGTTGCTCGGCTAGAGAATACAAATATTTCTTCTGGAGACAAAACCTAAATCTTTCGGTGCAGTGATCCTCTACACTTGTGATATAAAGTCAAAGCACTTCATGATAGAAACAATCTAAGATGCTTAATTTGATTTGTGTTTTCCTATAGGCCATGGACATTGCTGGCAAGAAGTTCATTGGAGAGCATGATTTCAGGAACTTTTGCAAGATGGACGTAGCAAATGTGCATTGCTATACACGACGTGTTACTTTCTTTGAAGTCTCTCCTTGTCAAAATAGGTCGGCTTTggtaaaaaaatcacatttaagcAAGTTTTCTGTTTCCCAAATTTGATTACTGCTGGCTGCATGAGTATACTAACTGATTTTGGATGCTAGAAAGGCTAAGGTCAACTAAGAGTTTTGCTTAAGACCGCATGATTTTCAGGAACTAATGATAGACACCCACTAGGACTATAGGGTTTTATGACATGAATTGGGCAAATTTTAACAGTTGACATAATCATAGAAACAAATAAATTGTGCATCCTATTGGTATTAGGCACAATGGCACCCATTGTTAAGCTCTGGCTTGTCTTTGTGATCATTTTACtgttgtctcttttttttttccatttagtCCTAAAACCTCTGATGTACTTGTTTTTCTTCTTGTGAAGTCACGAGGGTGATCAGCTTTGCACATTTACAATGAGAG
This Brassica napus cultivar Da-Ae chromosome C6, Da-Ae, whole genome shotgun sequence DNA region includes the following protein-coding sequences:
- the LOC106434519 gene encoding tRNA pseudouridine(38/39) synthase isoform X1, translated to MTMSGGGGRDSESAIDNELAYLRNRVKELEAENAKLLSQVSSCQCQQMEVKHDVPVLDSGNFVRRSRRGRKRVDKSIPIHLISKRYVALKIMYFGERFYGFSAEAQMEPSIESEIFKALERTRLLVGDIKESNYSRCGRTDKGVSSTGQVIALFVRSRLKTPSIDSEINARPEYDYVRVLNRALPDDIRVLGWSPVPDDFHARFSCSAREYKYFFWRQNLNLSAMDIAGKKFIGEHDFRNFCKMDVANVHCYTRRVTFFEVSPCQNSHEGDQLCTFTMRGSAFLWHQVRAMVAVLFMIGQGVESVDVIDTLLDTKKTPKKPQYLLASEIPLVLRTCEFENVNFICSSGALESLRSHFKKESLTYQLESVIFQEALRNCLPIGNDEISCNIDEKKKKAAIHVPLLSRPTEPSYEERSAKLKPRQEETCPV
- the LOC106434519 gene encoding tRNA pseudouridine(38/39) synthase isoform X2 yields the protein MEVKHDVPVLDSGNFVRRSRRGRKRVDKSIPIHLISKRYVALKIMYFGERFYGFSAEAQMEPSIESEIFKALERTRLLVGDIKESNYSRCGRTDKGVSSTGQVIALFVRSRLKTPSIDSEINARPEYDYVRVLNRALPDDIRVLGWSPVPDDFHARFSCSAREYKYFFWRQNLNLSAMDIAGKKFIGEHDFRNFCKMDVANVHCYTRRVTFFEVSPCQNSHEGDQLCTFTMRGSAFLWHQVRAMVAVLFMIGQGVESVDVIDTLLDTKKTPKKPQYLLASEIPLVLRTCEFENVNFICSSGALESLRSHFKKESLTYQLESVIFQEALRNCLPIGNDEISCNIDEKKKKAAIHVPLLSRPTEPSYEERSAKLKPRQEETCPV